In Pochonia chlamydosporia 170 chromosome 3, whole genome shotgun sequence, the following are encoded in one genomic region:
- a CDS encoding nuclear and cytoplasmic polyadenylated RNA-binding protein pub1 (similar to Neosartorya fischeri NRRL 181 XP_001264561.1) encodes MADTAAAPAPAQMPPQAQSGVGNSGQNGQGNPTHMAPPPLHIPQNTNPIPTAITSPLSGGDNSGMMSPGGSGNFRRAAPEPNKRALYVGGLDQRVTEDVLRQIFETTGHVQNVKIIPDKNAKGFNYGFVEYDDPGAAERAMQTLNGRRVHQSEIRVNWAYQSNTSSKEDTSSHFHIFVGDLSNEVNDEALHQAFSAFGTVSEARVMWDMKTGRTRGYGFVAYRDRSDAEKALSSMDGEWLGSRAIRCNWANQKGQPSIAQQQAMQAMGLTPTTPFGHHQFPAHGVGSYDVILNQTPNWQTTCYVGNLTPYTTPNDVVPLFQNFGFVVESRFQADRGFAFIKMDTHENAAMAICQMNGYNVNGRPLKCSWGKDKTPNAQGNFDPAQPYSPQSAQAPGFPGTPTYYPQYGAQYGGQPGNFAGPQGGSPAGYGGSPMGYGGPQSAGGFGRGQQGPNGQWNQPTPGQNFNNGFGGYQS; translated from the exons ATGGCCGATactgctgcagctcctgccCCCGCCCAGATGCCTCCCCAGGCACAGTCAGGTGTTGGCAACTCTGGTCAAAATGGCCAGGGAAACCCAACTCACatggcaccaccaccgctACACATCCCGCAGAACACGAACCCCATTCCGACCGCCATTACCTCTCCCCTTTCTGGCGGAGATAATAGCGGCATGATGTCACCGGGAGGCTCAGGCAACTTCCGACGAGCAGCCCCTGAGCCTAATAAGCGGGCGTTGTACGTTGGGGGCTTGGACCAACGTGTGACCGAAGATGTGCTTCGCCAAATCTTCGAGACTACCGGTCATGTCCAGAATGTCAAGATCATTCCTGATAAGAAT GCCAAAGGATTCAACTATGGATTCGTCGAATACGACGACCCAGGTGCCGCGGAGCGCGCCATGCAAACTCTGAATGGTCGGAGGGTTCACCAGTCG GAAATTCGAGTCAACTGGGCGTACCAGTCCAATACATCTAGCAAGGAGGATACTTCTAGCCACTTTCACATCTTTGTTGGCGACCTCTCCAACGAGGTCAACGACGAAGCCCTCCACCAGGCCTTCTCTGCCTTCGGAACTGTCTCTGAAGCTCGTGTTATGTGGGATATGAAAACTGGCCGCACCCGAGGATATGGTTTCGTGGCATACCGGGATAGATCAGATGCCGAGAAGGCGTTGAGCTCCATGGATGGCGAATGGTTGGGCTCGCGAGCTATTCGATGCAACTGGGCCAACCAGAAGGGCCAGCCTTCTATTGCTCAGCAACAGGCGATGCAGGCTATGGGCCTGACCCCTACGACACCCTTCGGCCATCACCAATTCCCTGCCCATGGTGTGGGGAGTTACGATGTGAttttgaaccagactccCAACTGGCAAACCACTTGCTATGTGGGCAATCTGACGCCTTACACCACCCCCAACGACGTTGTCCCCCTCTTCCAGAACTTTGGGTTTGTTGTCGAGTCCCGATTCCAGGCCGATCGAGGATTCGCCTTTATCAAGATGGATACCCACGAGAATGCCGCGATGGCAATCTGTCAGATGAATGGTTACAATGTCAATGGCCGACCGCTTAAATGCAGC TGGGGTAAGGACAAGACGCCCAACGCTCAAGGAAATTTTGACCCAGCACAGCCATACAGTCCCCAGAGTGCCCAGGCGCCTGGCTTCCCAGGAACGCCTACCTACTATCCTCAGTATGGTG CTCAATATGGCGGCCAGCCAGGAAACTTTGCAGGACCTCAGGGAGGATCGCCTGCAGGATACGGCGGGTCTCCCATGGGATACGGCGGCCCTCAGAGTGCAGGAGGGTTTGGTCGAGGCCAACAGGGACCGAATGGTCAATGGAACCAACCCACACCTGGGCAAAACTTCAACAATGGATTTGGCGGATATCAGTCTTGA